A single window of Eucalyptus grandis isolate ANBG69807.140 chromosome 1, ASM1654582v1, whole genome shotgun sequence DNA harbors:
- the LOC104432394 gene encoding disease resistance protein RPV1-like — protein MPLVPRLFGAASSGIPSFLPQASKQLKVLGVQDCYNLRCTPELSAFTQLKILLLSDCYGLEHLHPSIGELTSLVTLDLRYCRGLKELPEEVGGLKDLKVLLLDDSGITAIPSSIGSLRKLKTLHAFMCKSLREIPNSIGDLQNLQYLNLQYTAIEKLPSAIGGLKNLQILNLSYCRSLKGAIPSEIGDLPSLESLDLEWTRISDLPESVRNLSSLQSLNLWGCKELRSLPELPSGLTCLSVTCQSLGLPQLLCFIHLKTRS, from the coding sequence GCGTCAAAGCAGCTTAAAGTTCTTGGCGTTCAAGATTGTTATAATTTAAGATGTACTCCTGAACTCTCAGCTTTCACGCAGTTGAAAATTCTCCTATTGAGCGATTGTTATGGATTGGAGCATCTCCACCCTTCTATTGGCGAACTCACAAGCCTCGTTACCTTGGACTTGCGTTACTGTAGAGGTCTCAAGGAGCTACCAGAGGAGGTGGGTggattaaaagatttaaaagtaCTTCTTTTAGATGACTCTGGTATTACAGCAATTCCTTCGTCTATTGGTTCTTTGAGGAAATTGAAGACACTACATGCCTTCATGTGTAAGTCACTGAGAGAAATCCCCAACTCAATTGGGGATTTACAGAATTTGCAATACCTTAACTTGCAATATACTGCGATCGAAAAGCTTCCCAGTGCTATTGGAGGGTTGAAAAATCTGCAGATTCTAAATCTCAGCTATTGCAGAAGTCTGAAAGGGGCAATTCCAAGTGAAATCGGTGACTTGCCTTCCCTCGAGAGTCTCGATCTTGAGTGGACAAGGATATCTGACCTGCCAGAAAGCGTccggaatctttcttctctccaaagCCTTAACCTATGGGGCTGTAAGGAGCTCCGATCGCTGCCAGAGCTTCCTTCGGGCTTAACATGTCTATCGGTTACTTGTCAGAGTCTTGGACTGCCACAGCTCCTTTGCTTCATCCATCTAAAAACTCGATCTTGA